Proteins from a single region of Coregonus clupeaformis isolate EN_2021a chromosome 35, ASM2061545v1, whole genome shotgun sequence:
- the LOC121551835 gene encoding F-box/WD repeat-containing protein 9-like isoform X2, with amino-acid sequence MSEPRVTVGQDEAGAGRGEKEAESAPLNQPSNEASRPGQLRLPSGSRLPSAEPSPSPSAEGSGLLSLPWEMVARIASHLPAQCVITVLPQVCHALGNVGKDSTAWQLRACRLTGPRASFPVGPRDGFDWPSACLEMEELITCWTGQGERAAREAEQAEREREVERAQERERDREALAEEGIGEWEEVEEGRPQVDEGIEVEEIGFRVEGVMAVPWDGEELMEEGEMQQDGGGDLPMGVGEGEERQEAAAEAMMEEERDDEQGVLEAIEVEERDDEQGVLEAIEVEERDDEQGVLEAIEVEERVGVLADRDGQDYIAGPKLGGEGERNGSSCPPSPPPALERLSLPSGHIAEVTSVLLMGGEGAVCASGSRDRNVNLWDLREGGSTGRLLHTLGGQGLFSTHKGWVWCLAARGPLLASGSFDSTVRLWDLGAQGAERGLIRARAAVLCLALPQTDVLLAGTYDKKVSVYDTRVAEPLVKSLRLHKNEVLCLVADEQYILSGSKDRTVVIYDRRAGKTLQKLQLSSYLLSMCYSGSEVWAGDNRGMLHAFSMQAGSVKPLSQFDVGHTSLVTGIHRSPGSLYTCSADRTIKVHLPCAPPRTLCTLHHQAGVNGLSVEAGVLAIASREMEVWRARR; translated from the exons ATGTCCGAGCCTCGGGTCACTGTGGGGCAAGATGAGGCAGGGGccgggagaggggagaaagaagctGAATCTGCACCACTGAATCAACCCTCCAATGAAGCCTCCAGGCCTGGACAGCTAAG GCTGCCCTCAGGCTCTCGGCTCCCCTCTGCTGAACCGAGCCCTTCCCCGTCTGCTGAAGGAAGCGGCTTGCTGTCGTTGCCGTGGGAGATGGTGGCTCGCATCGCCTCGCACCTCCCAGCACAGTGTGTCATCACGGTCCTGccacag gtgtgtcacgccctgggaAATGTGGGTAAGGACAGCACGGCGTGGCAGTTGCGGGCATGCAGGCTAACCGGTCCCAGAGCCTCCTTCCCCGTGGGGCCACGGGACGGCTTCGACTGGCCCTCGGCCTGCCTGGAGATGGAGGAGCTGATCACTTGCTGGACGGGCCAGGGGGAGAGGGCCGCCAGGGAGGCCgagcaggcagagagggagagagaggtggagagggcccaggagagggagagggatagagaggccCTGGCAGAGGAAGGGATTGGAGAGtgggaggaggtggaagagggcAGGCCCCAAGTGGATGAGGGGATAGAGGTAGAGGAGATAGGTTTTCGGGTGGAGGGAGTAATGGCGGTACCGTGGGATGGGGAGGAgttgatggaggagggagagatgcagCAAGATGGGGGAGGGGATCTACCGATGGGagttggggagggagaggagaggcaggaggcTGCAGCCGAGGCcatgatggaggaggagagagatgatgaaCAAGGGGTCCTGGAGGCCatcgaggtggaggagagagatgatgaaCAAGGGGTCCTGGAGGCCatcgaggtggaggagagagatgatgaaCAAGGGGTCCTGGAGGCCatcgag gtggaggagagagtgggagtTTTGGCGGATAGAGACGGTCAAGATTACATAGCGGGCCCGAaactgggaggagagggagagagaaacgggTCCAGCTGCCCTCCCAGTCCTCCCCCAGCCCTGGAgcgcctctccctcccctcagggCACATCGCTGAGGTCACCTCGGTTCTCTTGATGGGGGGAGAGGGGGCGGTGTGTGCCTCAGGCTCCCGGGATAGGAACGTGAACCTTTGGGACCTACGGGAGGGGGGCTCCACGGGCAGGCTGCTCCATACACTGGGGGGCCAGGGCCTCTTCAGCACCCACAAAGGCTGGGTGTGGTGCCTGGCGGCCCGGGGACCCCTGCTGGCCTCGGGCTCCTTCGACAGCACGGTGAGGCTATGGGACCTGGGGGCCCAAGGGGCTGAGAGGGGCCTAATCAGGGCCCGGGCTGCCGTGCTCTGCCTGGCCCTCCCCCAGACGGACGTGCTGCTGGCCGGCACCTATGACAAGAAGGTCAGCGTCTACGACACCAGAG TGGCGGAGCCCCTGGTGAAGAGCCTTCGTCTCCATAAAAACGAGGTGCTGTGCCTGGTAGCAGACGAGCAGTACATCCTATCTGGGAGTAAAGACCGCACTGTGGTCATCTACGACCGAAGAGCAGGGAAAACCCTGCAGAAACTACAG CTGAGCTCCTACCTGCTGTCAATGTGCTACAGTGGCAGTGAGGTGTGGGCGGGGGACAACCGTGGCATGCTCCATGCCTTCTCCATGCAGGCCGGTTCTGTCAAGCCCCTCTCCCAGTTCGACGTGGGACACACCTCGCTGGTCACCGGCATCCACAGGTCCCCTGGGAGCCTCTACACCTGCTCCGCTGACCGCACCATCAAG GTGCACCTCCCCTGTGCCCCTCCAAGGACGCTGTGCACACTGCACCACCAAGCAGGCGTCAATGGG ttgaGTGTGGAGGCAGGAGTGCTGGCTATCGCCTCAAGAGAAATGGAGGTGTGGAGGGCCAGGAGGTGA
- the LOC121551835 gene encoding F-box/WD repeat-containing protein 9-like isoform X3: MSEPRVTVGQDEAGAGRGEKEAESAPLNQPSNEASRPGQLRLPSGSRLPSAEPSPSPSAEGSGLLSLPWEMVARIASHLPAQCVITVLPQVCHALGNVGKDSTAWQLRACRLTGPRASFPVGPRDGFDWPSACLEMEELITCWTGQGERAAREAEQAEREREVERAQERERDREALAEEGIGEWEEVEEGRPQVDEGIEVEEIGFRVEGVMAVPWDGEELMEEGEMQQDGGGDLPMGVGEGEERQEAAAEAMMEEERDDEQGVLEAIEVEERDDEQGVLEAIEVEERVGVLADRDGQDYIAGPKLGGEGERNGSSCPPSPPPALERLSLPSGHIAEVTSVLLMGGEGAVCASGSRDRNVNLWDLREGGSTGRLLHTLGGQGLFSTHKGWVWCLAARGPLLASGSFDSTVRLWDLGAQGAERGLIRARAAVLCLALPQTDVLLAGTYDKKVSVYDTRVAEPLVKSLRLHKNEVLCLVADEQYILSGSKDRTVVIYDRRAGKTLQKLQLSSYLLSMCYSGSEVWAGDNRGMLHAFSMQAGSVKPLSQFDVGHTSLVTGIHRSPGSLYTCSADRTIKVHLPCAPPRTLCTLHHQAGVNGLSVEAGVLAIASREMEVWRARR, from the exons ATGTCCGAGCCTCGGGTCACTGTGGGGCAAGATGAGGCAGGGGccgggagaggggagaaagaagctGAATCTGCACCACTGAATCAACCCTCCAATGAAGCCTCCAGGCCTGGACAGCTAAG GCTGCCCTCAGGCTCTCGGCTCCCCTCTGCTGAACCGAGCCCTTCCCCGTCTGCTGAAGGAAGCGGCTTGCTGTCGTTGCCGTGGGAGATGGTGGCTCGCATCGCCTCGCACCTCCCAGCACAGTGTGTCATCACGGTCCTGccacag gtgtgtcacgccctgggaAATGTGGGTAAGGACAGCACGGCGTGGCAGTTGCGGGCATGCAGGCTAACCGGTCCCAGAGCCTCCTTCCCCGTGGGGCCACGGGACGGCTTCGACTGGCCCTCGGCCTGCCTGGAGATGGAGGAGCTGATCACTTGCTGGACGGGCCAGGGGGAGAGGGCCGCCAGGGAGGCCgagcaggcagagagggagagagaggtggagagggcccaggagagggagagggatagagaggccCTGGCAGAGGAAGGGATTGGAGAGtgggaggaggtggaagagggcAGGCCCCAAGTGGATGAGGGGATAGAGGTAGAGGAGATAGGTTTTCGGGTGGAGGGAGTAATGGCGGTACCGTGGGATGGGGAGGAgttgatggaggagggagagatgcagCAAGATGGGGGAGGGGATCTACCGATGGGagttggggagggagaggagaggcaggaggcTGCAGCCGAGGCcatgatggaggaggagagagatgatgaaCAAGGGGTCCTGGAGGCCatcgaggtggaggagagagatgatgaaCAAGGGGTCCTGGAGGCCatcgag gtggaggagagagtgggagtTTTGGCGGATAGAGACGGTCAAGATTACATAGCGGGCCCGAaactgggaggagagggagagagaaacgggTCCAGCTGCCCTCCCAGTCCTCCCCCAGCCCTGGAgcgcctctccctcccctcagggCACATCGCTGAGGTCACCTCGGTTCTCTTGATGGGGGGAGAGGGGGCGGTGTGTGCCTCAGGCTCCCGGGATAGGAACGTGAACCTTTGGGACCTACGGGAGGGGGGCTCCACGGGCAGGCTGCTCCATACACTGGGGGGCCAGGGCCTCTTCAGCACCCACAAAGGCTGGGTGTGGTGCCTGGCGGCCCGGGGACCCCTGCTGGCCTCGGGCTCCTTCGACAGCACGGTGAGGCTATGGGACCTGGGGGCCCAAGGGGCTGAGAGGGGCCTAATCAGGGCCCGGGCTGCCGTGCTCTGCCTGGCCCTCCCCCAGACGGACGTGCTGCTGGCCGGCACCTATGACAAGAAGGTCAGCGTCTACGACACCAGAG TGGCGGAGCCCCTGGTGAAGAGCCTTCGTCTCCATAAAAACGAGGTGCTGTGCCTGGTAGCAGACGAGCAGTACATCCTATCTGGGAGTAAAGACCGCACTGTGGTCATCTACGACCGAAGAGCAGGGAAAACCCTGCAGAAACTACAG CTGAGCTCCTACCTGCTGTCAATGTGCTACAGTGGCAGTGAGGTGTGGGCGGGGGACAACCGTGGCATGCTCCATGCCTTCTCCATGCAGGCCGGTTCTGTCAAGCCCCTCTCCCAGTTCGACGTGGGACACACCTCGCTGGTCACCGGCATCCACAGGTCCCCTGGGAGCCTCTACACCTGCTCCGCTGACCGCACCATCAAG GTGCACCTCCCCTGTGCCCCTCCAAGGACGCTGTGCACACTGCACCACCAAGCAGGCGTCAATGGG ttgaGTGTGGAGGCAGGAGTGCTGGCTATCGCCTCAAGAGAAATGGAGGTGTGGAGGGCCAGGAGGTGA
- the LOC121551835 gene encoding F-box/WD repeat-containing protein 9-like isoform X1 — protein MSEPRVTVGQDEAGAGRGEKEAESAPLNQPSNEASRPGQLRLPSGSRLPSAEPSPSPSAEGSGLLSLPWEMVARIASHLPAQCVITVLPQVCHALGNVGKDSTAWQLRACRLTGPRASFPVGPRDGFDWPSACLEMEELITCWTGQGERAAREAEQAEREREVERAQERERDREALAEEGIGEWEEVEEGRPQVDEGIEVEEIGFRVEGVMAVPWDGEELMEEGEMQQDGGGDLPMGVGEGEERQEAAAEAMMEEERDDEQGVLEAIEVEERDDEQGVLEAIEVEERDDEQGVLEAIEVEERDDEQGVLEAIEVEERVGVLADRDGQDYIAGPKLGGEGERNGSSCPPSPPPALERLSLPSGHIAEVTSVLLMGGEGAVCASGSRDRNVNLWDLREGGSTGRLLHTLGGQGLFSTHKGWVWCLAARGPLLASGSFDSTVRLWDLGAQGAERGLIRARAAVLCLALPQTDVLLAGTYDKKVSVYDTRVAEPLVKSLRLHKNEVLCLVADEQYILSGSKDRTVVIYDRRAGKTLQKLQLSSYLLSMCYSGSEVWAGDNRGMLHAFSMQAGSVKPLSQFDVGHTSLVTGIHRSPGSLYTCSADRTIKVHLPCAPPRTLCTLHHQAGVNGLSVEAGVLAIASREMEVWRARR, from the exons ATGTCCGAGCCTCGGGTCACTGTGGGGCAAGATGAGGCAGGGGccgggagaggggagaaagaagctGAATCTGCACCACTGAATCAACCCTCCAATGAAGCCTCCAGGCCTGGACAGCTAAG GCTGCCCTCAGGCTCTCGGCTCCCCTCTGCTGAACCGAGCCCTTCCCCGTCTGCTGAAGGAAGCGGCTTGCTGTCGTTGCCGTGGGAGATGGTGGCTCGCATCGCCTCGCACCTCCCAGCACAGTGTGTCATCACGGTCCTGccacag gtgtgtcacgccctgggaAATGTGGGTAAGGACAGCACGGCGTGGCAGTTGCGGGCATGCAGGCTAACCGGTCCCAGAGCCTCCTTCCCCGTGGGGCCACGGGACGGCTTCGACTGGCCCTCGGCCTGCCTGGAGATGGAGGAGCTGATCACTTGCTGGACGGGCCAGGGGGAGAGGGCCGCCAGGGAGGCCgagcaggcagagagggagagagaggtggagagggcccaggagagggagagggatagagaggccCTGGCAGAGGAAGGGATTGGAGAGtgggaggaggtggaagagggcAGGCCCCAAGTGGATGAGGGGATAGAGGTAGAGGAGATAGGTTTTCGGGTGGAGGGAGTAATGGCGGTACCGTGGGATGGGGAGGAgttgatggaggagggagagatgcagCAAGATGGGGGAGGGGATCTACCGATGGGagttggggagggagaggagaggcaggaggcTGCAGCCGAGGCcatgatggaggaggagagagatgatgaaCAAGGGGTCCTGGAGGCCatcgaggtggaggagagagatgatgaaCAAGGGGTCCTGGAGGCCatcgaggtggaggagagagatgatgaaCAAGGGGTCCTGGAGGCCatcgaggtggaggagagagatgatgaaCAAGGGGTCCTGGAGGCCatcgaggtggaggagagagtgggagtTTTGGCGGATAGAGACGGTCAAGATTACATAGCGGGCCCGAaactgggaggagagggagagagaaacgggTCCAGCTGCCCTCCCAGTCCTCCCCCAGCCCTGGAgcgcctctccctcccctcagggCACATCGCTGAGGTCACCTCGGTTCTCTTGATGGGGGGAGAGGGGGCGGTGTGTGCCTCAGGCTCCCGGGATAGGAACGTGAACCTTTGGGACCTACGGGAGGGGGGCTCCACGGGCAGGCTGCTCCATACACTGGGGGGCCAGGGCCTCTTCAGCACCCACAAAGGCTGGGTGTGGTGCCTGGCGGCCCGGGGACCCCTGCTGGCCTCGGGCTCCTTCGACAGCACGGTGAGGCTATGGGACCTGGGGGCCCAAGGGGCTGAGAGGGGCCTAATCAGGGCCCGGGCTGCCGTGCTCTGCCTGGCCCTCCCCCAGACGGACGTGCTGCTGGCCGGCACCTATGACAAGAAGGTCAGCGTCTACGACACCAGAG TGGCGGAGCCCCTGGTGAAGAGCCTTCGTCTCCATAAAAACGAGGTGCTGTGCCTGGTAGCAGACGAGCAGTACATCCTATCTGGGAGTAAAGACCGCACTGTGGTCATCTACGACCGAAGAGCAGGGAAAACCCTGCAGAAACTACAG CTGAGCTCCTACCTGCTGTCAATGTGCTACAGTGGCAGTGAGGTGTGGGCGGGGGACAACCGTGGCATGCTCCATGCCTTCTCCATGCAGGCCGGTTCTGTCAAGCCCCTCTCCCAGTTCGACGTGGGACACACCTCGCTGGTCACCGGCATCCACAGGTCCCCTGGGAGCCTCTACACCTGCTCCGCTGACCGCACCATCAAG GTGCACCTCCCCTGTGCCCCTCCAAGGACGCTGTGCACACTGCACCACCAAGCAGGCGTCAATGGG ttgaGTGTGGAGGCAGGAGTGCTGGCTATCGCCTCAAGAGAAATGGAGGTGTGGAGGGCCAGGAGGTGA
- the LOC121551447 gene encoding guanine nucleotide-binding protein G(I)/G(S)/G(O) subunit gamma-12-like gives MSGKVCSSNSVVQARRTVEQLRVEASMERIKISTAAAQLVQYCQEHSRCDPLLTGISASSNPFKDKKTCVLL, from the exons ATGTCAGGGAAGGTGTGCAGCAGTAACAGTGTGGTGCAGGCACGGCGGACTGTGGAACAACTACGAGTGGAGGCAAGCATGGAGAGGATCAAG ATCTCCACAGCAGCTGCCCAGCTGGTGCAGTACTGTCAGGAGCACAGTCGCTGTGACCCCCTCCTCACCGGCATCTCTGCCTCCTCCAACCCCTTCAAAGACAAGAAGACCTGTGTCCTGCTGTAG
- the LOC121551446 gene encoding deoxyhypusine synthase-like, which translates to MAEQHAPSVAMDAVLMPSTALPDDMPRIKGYDFNQGVDHHALLQSFLTTGFQASSVAHAIQEINKMIEKRLEPQEEEERCDSSPSHSGCTIFLGYTSNLISSGVRESIRYLAQHKMVDVIVTTAGGVEEDFIKCLAPTYLGEFSLSGKELRQRGINRIGNLLVPNDNYCKFEDWLMPILDQMVQEQKDEGTHWTPSKMIHRLGKEINNPESVYYWAYKNDIPVFSPALTDGSIGDMIYFHSYKNPGLVLDIVDDIRRLNSKAVFAKRTGMIILGGGLVKHHIANANLMRNGADYAVFVNTGQEFDGSDSGARPDEAVSWGKIRMDAKPVKVYADASIVFPLLVAETFAHHADKLIPEKKE; encoded by the exons ATGGCAGAACAACATGCCCCCTCGGTGGCCATGGATGCGGTGCTGATGCCCAGCACGGCCCTCCCAGACGACATGCCCCGTATCAAGGGCTATGACTTCAACCAGGGAGTAGACCATCATGCCCTGCTCCAGTCCTTCCTCACCACAGGCTTCCAGGCTAGCAGCGTTGCCCATGCCATACAGGAGATCAACAAGATG ATTGAGAAGCGTCTGGAGCcacaggaggaagaggaaagaTGCGACTCCTCCCCTTCCCACTCGGGCTGTACCATCTTCCTGGGGTACACCTCCAACCTCATCAGCTCTGGAGTGAGGGAGTCCATCCGCTACCTGGCACAGCACAAAATG GTGGACGTGATAGTGACTACAGCGGGGGGAGTCGAGGAGGATTTCATCAAGTGTCTGGCCCCCACCTACTTGGGGGAGTTCAGCCTGTCTGGCAAGGAGCTGAGACAGAGAGGCATCAATAG gaTAGGTAACCTCCTGGTACCTAATGATAACTACTGTAAGTTTGAGGACTGGCTGATGCCCATTCTGGACCAGATGGTGCAGGAGCAGAAAGATGAG GGCACCCACTGGACCCCGTCCAAGATGATCCACCGCCTGGGCAAAGAGATCAACAACCCAGAGTCTGTCTACTACTGGGCCTATAAG AATGACATCCCAGTGTTCAGCCCTGCTCTGACAGATGGATCCATTGGGGACATGATCTATTTCCACTCCTATAAAAACCCTGGGCTGGTGCTGGATATAGTAGatg ATATCCGTAGGTTGAACAGCAAGGCAGTGTTTGCCAAGAGGACAGGGATGATTATTCTGGGTGGGGGCCTGGTCAAACACCATATAGCCAATGCCAATCTGATG AGAAACGGAGCAGACTATGCAGTGTTTGTGAACACGGGGCAGGAGTTTGATGGTTCAGACTCAGGGGCCAGACCTGATGAGGCAGTGTCTTGGGGGAAGATCCGCATGGACGCCAAGCCAGTCAAG GTGTACGCTGATGCTTCCATAGTCTTCCCACTGCTGGTAGCTGAGACGTTTGCCCACCATGCTGACAAGCTGATTCCTGAGAAGAAAGAATAA